One Asterias rubens chromosome 8, eAstRub1.3, whole genome shotgun sequence genomic window, TATCCGAATTGGCCTCCACAGCATTGGCTATGGCTGttactaagggtgttgctaaggatgccctatacctcaacgcatgatgatgcagaaatctagctgtagccgtagctgtagccgccaattccgACACAGCCCAAGAACCTCTTCAAAATAAGAGACTTTTAAGAAGCTTGGAAGCCTGTCaataaacacttaaaaacatagcaaaataaaaattgtaaatgGTTGACTATAAATTGTGAAGATTAGTTTGGCAAAATAATGTGGAAGAACATTTAACTTTAAAATCAAACAGTGCAATGAGTATTATATGAGAGAAGACAACTGATTTCAAAGtccttttttaaacaatttcattGATGTTTGGTTTCTGAAACTtggtttaaatgttttttttaccgaaatacatgtatgaaggATGTCAAGTTATTCGGGTCTGATCTCAAAGGTTGCTGATTAAGTTTTCCTAAAACTATCGCACCCCCTACGAGTACTCCTTAAATCAATGTTGTTAAAAACTCAAATGATTTATGTGGTGCTGTTTAGATAGAGACTTTTTTGTTGGATATTTTGGTTCCTTTATACATTTCTAGAGTTAATTTCTAGTACGTTATCTAGTTATCTGACCTTCAACTAACCTTAAACtgataggttaccagccaagattCCATGTAATGAATACCATTTTTGACTGGTTCCCTGAAAATGTTTCGGAGAGCTTCATAAGTAGAAATTAGTGCTAATCCAATTgaactgctaagcaaatactGTGAACCAGTTGTACACAATGTGCAAGAAACcatattggctggtaacctgtttttgctaagcaaaattcaCTGCGCCTGGTAAACTTTTGTGCATTatagctctatcaaattggtcTGATGAATTTACTCTAGTATTTCTCTCGCCATTCCTCTGTTCATTAAACCATATATTGACTGGTAACCtagtttgctaagcaaaatgaattttgctgagcaaatttcattttgctaagcaaaattaatTCATTAAATTGTATGCATAAAAGCTCTATCAAATTTGCCCGATGAATTTGTTAATGTGTTTCGCTTGCCAAGCCTCTCTTTTGTTATTGAAttgtttacatgtttacaaactgtttttgtCTTGTTGTTTCTTTGTCTTCTGCTTTTCTTTCAGGCTTAGCGTAGGAGTTGGTCGATTCACCCTTTGGCAAACTGATGTCGGAAAATTGTGAACAAAGCTGCGTTGTCAATCtacttagcaaaacaaaaataagaaaatagtGCTTAGTAAACATAATTCTACACTCTTCCACTATCaaactttttcttctttttttctattttttttttccttttctcttttttttttctttttctacaaAATGAGATGGGATGAGGTGCGGAAGTTTGAAGGGAAGAAAAGCTGATTGTTGGGGTTATTTTGCTGTTAAACCTGCTCACCCAATTTATTGAAAGATGAGCCGTATTATGACATCTTCAACTGATTTGAACATTTTACCAAGATtaccaaaaatattttgagaaatgtgtaGCTCTGAATCATTTTTTGAGAATATCAAgttgatattaattttgatagaacaaattttcacagatcaAGTCCTGGAAAACAAGATTTGTAAAACGGTTAATAGATGAAGTGGTTCTCAGAAAGACCACGCAATTTTCCAGGTTGAACACTGAGAAAACGGAAGGTTGAGATACAGTGATCAGAGATGGATGACGCTCAAACTAGAAAACTCATCtccaagcctggttcatacttcctgcgaatgcgaaacgTGGGTAACTCCTCAGAAACATTTGCAGCGAAAACAGGGCTGTAAAGTGTAACTTAAACATTAGTATAGAATACGCATGCGCACTCGCAAGGTATGAATCTGGCATTAGACCACTTGAGACGGCTTCATCCTCCAATAAATTGTGCATCCAACACGAAATAACCCCTCTACAGtatgtcacttttttttttttcacagatcgCTACAAAAAAGTGGAGTTCACAAAACATctttttacaaatgtttgttttagggCTATAAACCTACTAGGCTACAATTTGTTGAGTGCTATGCGTCAGATACAGGACTAGGACCATTAGGGCTGGCTGGATGCGTATTGCATTCTTCTATTAACAATGGAGTCTCTCTCTTCCCCTTACAGAGGAACGTAGTCATCTCCCCCTTGCCTCGGACTTTGATTGGACCACGATATTCAAACATGTAGTAGGGCTCTAGGGCAGTCTTTGAGTGTTCTGCAACTTGGACACTACCGGCTAGACCCGTGGAGTCCATGCGGCTTGCGACGTTGACAGTGTCGCCCCAAATGTCATATAAGAGTTTAGTGGTGCCGATGACCCCAGAGGTCAGCCGTCCGTGGTTGTAACCAATACGAGGGATGAACTCAAAGGCCCCGCTTGTGATGTTCAAGATCTCGCTGTTGAAGACTTTAACCTGTGAGATCATCTCCATAGCGAAGTCCATCATAATAATCAGGCTCCTGTTTGGAATGTCCTCATCCTCCTGCGTGGGAGGGTGCAGGCCGCACGCAGCCATGTACGTCGATCCGATGGTCTTGATCTTCTCCACCGATTCAAATTGCTCCCAACTCAGTAAATTGTCAAAGTCACTGATGAGTTCGTGCAGAACGCGGATACACTCTTTTCCACCTTGATAGGCCTCCTCGTAAAAATCAATGAAGTTGACGACACTGCAGAAGATGACCGCCACCTGTTCGTGGTTCTGGGAGAACTTGGAGGTGCTGCGCATCTGCTCAGTGACGAACACTGGGATGATTTGGTGAAGCAGGTCCTCCGCCTCTTCCTTCTCTTGCTGCATTTGCTCCCTGTCCGACCCTGCCTCTACTCCACCGTAGAAGTTGAGTCGATAACTGATCTCAAATTCTCGATTGAGGAACAAAACCAGAACAAGAAGCAGAATGACATCAATAATTGCCTCCATGGCAAATTCATAGTTCTGGTTGAGGGAGGAACAATCCGGGGAGTAAGTAGGGAACTCATCTGAAATATTTGAGGCCACTTGTGCCACCATCTTAGACTTGGTACAGGGGTTGAAGATGAACAGCACCAGCATGATGATGGCGCACAGGCAAGCCAAGATGGTCTTCATCCACGAGCTCAGCTGGACAAAATTACAGAAGTGAAGTAGTGCCACGACGATCAGGAAGCAGAAAAAGGAACTTGTGATCTGGTAATTCTCTGTTTTCGTTTGGCAGAGAAAGTTTGCGAACACGGCTAGGACAGGTAGACTGATCAAGATGGCTCCTAGACTGTGTCTTGGCCCCCAATGATGGAAGAAACTCGACAAGACCATCATAAAGCCTGACCTCTGTTTGCTAAACGCTTGCAATAGAACAGCTAGAAGTATACCCAGCTGTAGAACAGCGGCTATAGGAAATATAATGGACCAGTGAACCTGGACTTCGAAGACTAAGAAACACCCTATTGAAATCAACAAGTAGACCACGAAAGATACCGCTACATCGAAGACAGTGTTATACTTGGCTGTGGAGATGGTCTCAGAGGAGTGTCGGCGATTCTTACGTCCCGCCTCAAGATTCCTGAGCTCCTTGGACGTGTCTTGCCTGAACTGCGACCGGTACAGCTTCTCGATGTCCCTGTTGTGGAAGGTGAGGGTGAGGTTGTTAATGGGAGGCTGGTGGAAGTAGTCCGTCGTACCTTGTTGCTTGATGCAGTCCACGAAGTCCTGATCGCTGTTACGCTGTGGGTTGTTATGTAGCGAGATGTTGAGTGGTAAGGGGCTTCCATCGGCTGAGTGTTCAGCGATGAGATCTCGGACTGAGGGCGTACGACTTGGACCCAGACCCCCATTCTCTCCTTTGGCGCCAGGTACctgaatcaaacaaacaaagattcAAATTAGTGTAAGTATAACCAAGAAGGGAAGCAACAAACTTTCTGATTGGACCAATTGGAGTTTATCTCTTGCTTTGGGAAGTAGTATGTTTTCTGAACGGACCAAATTGAGTTTACCTCTAGCTTTGGGAAGTAACAACAATTCTGATTGGACCAATTAGAGTTTACCTGTTGCTTAGggaaataacaaactttctgGTTGGACAAATAGGATAGAATTTATACCTAATTTTTCAACTCAActtcattgcctcggtgccccttaGAAAGtaacagtagaaatttaaatttCCATCATAGATGTGCCCTTTAGCAAtgaaaaactgccttgcccttacaagaacACAATATCAAGCACGCAGTAGGGTAGTCTTGCTTCAAGATGCTCCTGTTGTTTATTACCTCACTACTCCTGCGGCTAACTTCCATTGCTGATAGagtcaccaatagagggcgctatcaaccATGAACCGCCACCCCTGAGGACAGGGGTATATGGTGAGAGTGCACCCTCTTGTGGTGATGTTTCACGAGGAGTTGATAATAACAGGAGAACCAAGACTTGCAGTAGGATGAATACCCTGCAGGTGTACTCCCTCagattgtttctcagattcaaataattcggggttaaaggcagtggacacttttaggaaatactcaaaataattattagcataaaacctttcttggtgacgagtaatagggagaggttggtagtataaaacattgtgagaaacggctctctctgaagtaacgtacatgtagttttcgagaaagaagtaattttccacgaatttgattttgaaacctcagatttagaatttgaggtcatgaattcaaccatctaaacgcacacaacttcgtgtgacaagggtgtttttttttctttcataatattatctcacaagttcgatgaccgattgagctcaaattttcagaggtttgttattttatacatatgttgagatataccaactgtgaaggctagtctttgacaattaccattagtgtcccctgcctttaagataatttatactatcaatagtaCATTTTTATAGTAATTAATTTTTAGAGTGCGTACCAGTCTATgacactacctttaaaggcgctggacactagtggtaattattCAATTTAGTTATATTCATAAAAACTAATTGGTAACgagccatggagagctgttgatagtataaaacagtgtaagaaacggcttcctctgaagtaatgtaattttgagaaaaaggcaatttcttactcaaatattaaaaggctttaggccagaagaattattttttttaagatatctaaatagcacacaaatttgtgcaacaagccgggtgtttttttctttattattttactgcacatttgatgaacaattgagccaacattttctcaggttccttttttttatgttgggatacaccaagtgagagtactggtctttgacaattaccaatcatgtcctctgcctttaaagacactgtacactatttgtcattatcaaagaccagtcctctcacttggtgtatctcaacatatgcataaaataacaaacctgtgaaaatttgagctcaatcggacatcgaagttgcgagataataatgagataataataaaaaaaaaacacccttgttggacgaatttgtgtgctttcagatgcttgatttcgggacctcaaattctaaatctgaggtctcgaaatcaaattcgaggaaaattacttctttctcgaaaattacgttacttcagagggagctgtttctcacaatgttttatactatcaacctctccccattactcgttaccaagtaaggttttatgctaataattattttgagtaattaccaatagtgtccactgcctttaagccaacaAGCCAACAGCAAACAAGACAACAGCCATCAAGCAAAcactgcttaaagacactggacaagtttggtaattgtcaaaaaccactataacaagcctgtgtaagtttgggctcaattggtcatcgaagttgcaccaaaatgattgaagaaaaaacaccctgatttgtgtgctttcacgtAGAAATAAAATGCTtaagctgaagtcttttaatattttagtgagaaaatacctctttttcttcagagggagtcgtttctcacaatgtgttgtacaatcaacagctctctgttgctcgttaccaactaagttttaacgctaatatatattttgagcaattactaaaggtgtacagtgccatTAACTTACATGCAACAAAGCTTCAGGTGTGGTAGCTTTCTTAGTCCCCGGTGAGTTCCTCCTCCACACTGGACTGTTCTGCTTGGAGTCCGACCCCGGTTCTCCAAGAAGGGGTTTACTGCTCTGGTTGCCGTTCTGCGGAGAGCTACGAGACCCTTCGGCATCTCCCTTGTCACTCTGTCCAGAATCCTCCTCCCGGCTCTCCTCTTGGTTCTCAGTTGAGTTCTCAGTATCGGACGTCTGCGATTTGGATGAAAGATCTTCTTTTCGTCCTACGATGAAATACGTCTTGCCACCTGTAGTTacaagggaaaaaaaagagaatgaaattatttatttgagttGAGTTTCTAAAGAGTAGAGTGGGTGAAGTAATGACACTCTGTGTGTAACTGTAAGCAGGGGGATATACACATTTTTACAATCAATGCTGTAAATGTAATGAGAACAATAATTTAGaccacaaattgtacaagtCATTAATTTTGACCccaaaaaatgtacaactatattttaatttttttcagacACACTGATCTTATGGTTTCTTTGATAGCTTGGAGTAACCTTCATTGTAGGCAGAttagtttaaaaacaattttacaataattCAGAAGTACAATTCTACATATCATTAGGCTATAGACAAAAAAGTGTATGTTGGAAACCCAACAAGCCAGGCCAGTAGCCAACAGCCAGCAAAAGAGCCAACATGCCAACAAGCTAACAGCCACAAGCCAACAAGCCAGTAGCCAACTAACAAACAAGCCAGTACCCAACAGCCAACAGGCCAGGCCAGTAGCCAACAGCCAGCAAAAGAGCCAACATGCCAACAAGCTAACAGCCACAAGCCAACACTACATCCAACAGCAGACAACCAACAAGCTAACAACCAATAAGCTAACAGCAACAAGCCAACAAGCCAGTAGCCACTATAAGCCAACAGCCAACAAGCCAACAGCCAACAAGCCAACAAGCCAACAAGCCAACAGCCAATACAAGGAAGTCACAACGACGATGATGTTCAATTCCTGGTCAAGGCTATGGCAACAGGTTACAACAGCATCCAATAAACTTCAGCAACCTTTATTTTCACACAAACAAGTAAGTAATGGCCCCTAGATCATTTCTGAAGTAAATTAGGACCTCATTAGcaacgcccttagcaacagccatagacATAGTTGTAGTCCCTTAATTGTATCTGGTCATAACTCATACTATGGCTACCATTACAATACTTTCACAAGGTGCTACTTTCTAGTCTTTAATCTCCGGGAAAACAGTGTATTATGTGATATcttcaaaacagttttaatgTCTAGTTTTGCCTTTATTGCCAGCttaaaaaggggggggggggattcatCGGTTGCTTTAAGTCTTTCTTAAAACTTTGGCCCCCATGTTGCaaaatgttgatggtataaaaaggGAGCTGTGTGTTCCAGGCATAGATGAGTTTACTGCCCTCGCTTGTTCATTTACTGCCAGTCATCAGGATTATTAGGTTAACCACTCTAATGCAATGTGTAAGCTTCGTCGGTGCTTACTCGCTATTTATGGTGCCGTACATTATCAAATTACTGAGTTGTGATAcatattattacaaattattttgaacatgtagACCGTGTCAAAATTATTCAACAACTGTGATTTTATTCAATAACCAACATTGTGATTATTTGTGTAATATTGTCCGAGTGTTTTATATTActgattttttatattttttatattacattaaaaaaaagataatcaGTTAATGTCAGATTTTCACACCACTAGGCACACCTTCTTTGATCATTTTACTATACACGTAGTTCATGTAAAGTCTTCTAAAAGCCAATTAGCTCCAAACTGGGGGAAAAAACTGCCTTGTTGATACATTTACAACATGCTTTTGATATCTATCAATTTTtttcagagaaaaacaaatccagAGATAATTTTGCAAAATCATTTCAACCCATTCAAATTCTTGAAAGCACGAAGGCTGGAAATAATAGCAATGGAGAGAATGCAatgatacaaaaacaaagcaatgtACAGTCGCAATATACTTTCAATTTTATAGAAATAATAATCTAAATGTTTCCGCCATATAAAGTCTCAACAGGTTTTCCCCCTAGAAACGCAACTGAATAACACTCTCGTCTCCTTTTAACCGTACTCGTCAGCAGTttagttcaaaataaatcctgtcagtattattaattttttcatGATTTATTATTACAACAGGTTCTGCACCTGCATTACCTTCACTGCTATGAATTTCACAACCTATAAATATGTACTCTACAATGATTAAAGGCAAATTAtactctcttttttttataactgagatgtataaaactgtttttttttttttttggccattaattttaagagtgattaccaaatgtaaacCTTcccgttaaagccattatacaccttcggaacagaaaaaaaattaaaagttcacagatttacaaataacttacagggtttacaggaggtaatggtgaaagacttctcttgaaatattattccatgaaatgctttacttttcgagaaaacattaaaacatttatcaattctcgctaacgagaattacggatttattttgaacatgtcatgacacggcgaaacgtgcggaaacaaggttgggttttcccgttattttctcccgactcggtttgttattttatataaaagttgtgatacacgaagtgtgggcctttagacaatactgtttgccgaaagtgtccaatggcttcaagtACAACTGTGTTTAACCGTGTTTGAATTTCTGACGGTGGACAAAGACAGGTTGTTCCAAAGACACGATAAGGCTTGAATGTTCGGAACGAGAGAAAAGGTCGTGGTGAAGACGGTGGTTAAGCATGGGCAAGATTGAGTGTTAAGGGGATGTGATGACACCATCAGCATCTTGTATGCTGGAATCGAGAAGTATACTGTGCACATATGGCTGTGATTTTAAAGGCACAGCAGCAGAATTCACATACCGCTGGGATCAATCCTGAACTAATATGCcacaccattttgtggagtcaaattttgactccatgaAATGgtggaccgtgt contains:
- the LOC117294031 gene encoding adenylate cyclase type 9-like: MKVTPSYQRNHKISGKTYFIVGRKEDLSSKSQTSDTENSTENQEESREEDSGQSDKGDAEGSRSSPQNGNQSSKPLLGEPGSDSKQNSPVWRRNSPGTKKATTPEALLHVPGAKGENGGLGPSRTPSVRDLIAEHSADGSPLPLNISLHNNPQRNSDQDFVDCIKQQGTTDYFHQPPINNLTLTFHNRDIEKLYRSQFRQDTSKELRNLEAGRKNRRHSSETISTAKYNTVFDVAVSFVVYLLISIGCFLVFEVQVHWSIIFPIAAVLQLGILLAVLLQAFSKQRSGFMMVLSSFFHHWGPRHSLGAILISLPVLAVFANFLCQTKTENYQITSSFFCFLIVVALLHFCNFVQLSSWMKTILACLCAIIMLVLFIFNPCTKSKMVAQVASNISDEFPTYSPDCSSLNQNYEFAMEAIIDVILLLVLVLFLNREFEISYRLNFYGGVEAGSDREQMQQEKEEAEDLLHQIIPVFVTEQMRSTSKFSQNHEQVAVIFCSVVNFIDFYEEAYQGGKECIRVLHELISDFDNLLSWEQFESVEKIKTIGSTYMAACGLHPPTQEDEDIPNRSLIIMMDFAMEMISQVKVFNSEILNITSGAFEFIPRIGYNHGRLTSGVIGTTKLLYDIWGDTVNVASRMDSTGLAGSVQVAEHSKTALEPYYMFEYRGPIKVRGKGEMTTFLCKGKRETPLLIEECNTHPASPNGPSPVSDA